A single Primulina eburnea isolate SZY01 chromosome 11, ASM2296580v1, whole genome shotgun sequence DNA region contains:
- the LOC140806148 gene encoding protein DWD HYPERSENSITIVE TO UV-B 1-like, with amino-acid sequence MKTESRITSHPSGWRIEIDMTDNLPVKQTSVEITKSLLSKYYEYLPYNRLHKESVVNVLHFRETGTCNMAYCQNPARTKPSSSHKRNQYFYTRSLCAAKFVSSVQAHQYPITNVGLATEEIDERLRPRQFEYHPSDPSLMAVGTLDGEVVILNHETGNIIKYISPYQQTSGILGLCWLKKQPSKLLVGSDNDALRLYDINNVTSKLEYGYSIAAVTFDDFEQLTSVHVNSTDDRCLTSGYSKKVAIYDVCTGQRLQLFTDMHREPINVAKFSNHSPNLLATSSFDRDVKMWDLRQDPMRPCYTAASSRGNVMVCFSPDDLYLLVSAVDNEVKQLLAVDGRLHTDFGIVSTGSAYNYTRSYYMNGRDYIISGSCEEPAIRVCCAQTGRRLTDISLEDTGVGSSIFVQSLRSDPFRHFHMAVLAAYSGRKTKNEIIKVNLLSANSRAEEHNVGPNTRRPSYGKGG; translated from the exons ATGAAAACGGAGTCACGAATTACCTCGCATCCTTCTGGTTGGAGGATTGAAATCGATATGACTGATAATTTACCGGTAAAACAAACGAGTGTTGAAATAACAAAATCACTCCTCTCCAAATACTACGAGTACTTGCCATATAACCGCCTTCACAAGGAGAGTGTTGTCAATGTCTTGCATTTTCGTGAAACGGGAACATGTAATATGGCTTATTGTCAAAATCCAGCAAGGACAAAGCCTTCATCATCTCATAAAAGGAATCAGTACTTCTATACAAGGTCCCTTTGTGCAGCAAAGTTTGTGTCCTCTGTTCAGGCACATCAATATCCTATTACCAATGTAGGCCTGGCAACAGAAGAAATCGACGAGAGGCTTCGTCCAAGGCAGTTTGAGTATCACCCTTCTGACCCGAGTCTAATGGCAGTTGGAACCCTCGATGGAGAAGTTGTTATTCTGAACCATGAGACAGGAAATATTATCAAGTATATCTCACCTTACCAGCAAACCAGCGGTATTCTTGGCCTCTGCTGGCTTAAAAAACAACCCTCAAAG CTCCTGGTGGGCTCGGATAATGATGCTTTACGATTATACGACATCAACAACGTTACTTCAAAACTTGAATACGGATACTCCATTGCTGCAGTTACCTTTGATGACTTTGAGCAGTTGACATCAGTTCACGTGAACTCAACAGATGATCGATGCCTGACAAGTGGTTACTCCAAGAAAGTTGCCATATACGATGTATGCACTGGACAACGCCTACAATTGTTCACGGACATGCATCGTGAACCAATaaatgtggctaagttttcaaATCATTCTCCTAATCTCCTCGCAACTTCGTCATTTGACCGTGATGTGAAGATGTGGGACCTAAGACAGGATCCCATGCGACCTTGCTATACAGCTGCAAGCTCGAGAGGAAATGTGATGGTTTGTTTCTCTCCTGACGATCTTTATCTGCTCGTCTCAGCTGTTGATAATGAG gTGAAACAACTTTTAGCTGTGGATGGGAGGCTTCACACAGATTTCGGGATTGTTTCGACCGGAAGTGCTTATAACTATACTCGTTCATATTATATGAACGGAAGAGATTACATTATCAGTGGAAGTTGTGAAGAACCAGCCATTCGTGTGTGTTGTGCCCAAACGGGAAGGCGGCTGACAGACATTTCTTTGGAG GATACTGGAGTGGGGAGCTCAATTTTTGTGCAGTCATTGAGAAGCGATCCTTTTAGA CATTTTCACATGGCTGTCCTTGCTGCCTACTCTGGACGAAAAACCAAGAATGAAATTATTAAG GTCAACTTACTTTCAGCAAACAGTCGTGCCGAGGAACATAACGTCGGCCCGAACACGCGCCGCCCTTCCTATGGCAAGGGAGGCTGA
- the LOC140806147 gene encoding metal transporter Nramp3.1-like isoform X1, producing MYSRNMPTLEEDQQQPLLTIRPIDSSNEDEEERAYDASEKIHVIGVDEGDDSAEYSTQVQPFSWRKLWLFMGPGFLMSIAFLDPGNLEGDLQAGAIAGYSLLWLLLWATAIGLLVQLLAARLGVVTGRHLAEFCREEYPNWARLLLWIMTELALIGADIQEVIGSAIAIRILSAGFFPLWAGVIITALDCFIFLFLENYGVRKLEALFAVLIATMAASFAWMFGETKPSGRELLLGVLIPKLSSKTIQQAVGVVGCIIMPHNVYLHSALVQSRDIDKNKIGQVREALKYYSIESGLALSISFMINLFVTTVFARAFYGTEQANSIGLENAGQYLHDKYGGGIFPVYYIWAVGLLASGQSSTITGTYAGQFIMGGFLNLRLKKWIRALITRSFAIIPTLIVALVFDTSEDSLDVLNEWLNVLQSVQIPFALIPLLCLVSKERVMGIFKIGTALQIVSWLVAALVIAINGYLLVDFFSSEGNSGAFFTSVVSSCAAAYICFIVYLVARELNFSSSFLNANRMKNSEI from the exons ATGTATTCAAGAAACATGCCTACACTCGAGGAAGACCAGCAGCAACCGTTGCTGACGATTCGGCCTATAGATTCGTCAAATGAAGACGAAGAAGAACGAGCCTACGACGCGTCGGAGAAAATTCACGTCATTGGAGTTGACGAAGGGGATGACTCCGCCGAGTATTCCACCCAGGTGCAGCCTTTTTCTTGGCGGAAGCTGTGGCTATTTATGGGTCCGGGATTCTTGATGAGTATAGCCTTCCTGGATCCGGGAAACCTGGAGGGGGATCTCCAGGCGGGGGCGATTGCGGGTTATTCCCTTCTGTGGCTGCTTTTGTGGGCCACCGCCATAGGCCTATTGGTTCAGCTGCTGGCGGCTCGTCTCGGCGTGGTGACGGGGCGTCACTTGGCGGAATTTTGCAGAGAGGAGTATCCCAACTGGGCTAGATTGTTGCTTTGGATCATGACGGAGCTGGCCCTGATTGGGGCTGACATTCAGGAAGTGATTGGCAGTGCTATTGCTATTAGGATTTTGAGCGCTGGTTTCTTTCCTCTCTGGGCTGGAGTTATTATCACTGCTCTTGACTG CTTCATCTTCTTGTTTTTGGAGAACTATGGTGTGAGAAAATTGGAAGCACTTTTTGCTGTCCTTATAGCAACAATGGCCGCCTCATTTGCATGGATGTTTGGTGAGACGAAGCCCAGTGGCCGTGAACTTTTACTCG GTGTTTTGATTCCAAAACTCAGCTCCAAAACTATACAGCAGGCAGTAGGAGTCGTCGGGTGCATTATAATGCCTCACAATGTATATTTACACTCCGCCTTGGTACAATCTAGAGATATCGACAAGAACAAGATCGGTCAAGTTCGAGAAGCCCTCAAGTACTACTCAATCGAGTCTGGCCTGGCATTATCAATCTCTTTCATGATAAATTTGTTTGTCACGACTGTTTTTGCCAGGGCATTTTACGGTACAGAACAAGCCAACAGTATTGGCCTTGAAAATGCAGGGCAGTATCTTCATGACAAGTATGGAGGAGGAATTTTTCCGGTATATTATATTTGGGCTGTTGGTTTACTAGCATCTGGCCAGAGTAGTACCATAACCGGCACTTATGCTGGCCAATTTATTATGGGTGGATTTTTAAATTTACGGTTGAAAAAGTGGATAAGGGCACTTATAACAAGAAGCTTCGCAATTATCCCGACACTTATTGTTGCTCTTGTTTTTGATACATCTGAGGACTCGTTGGATGTCCTAAATGAATGGCTTAATGTGCTTCAGTCTGTTCAGATACCGTTTGCTCTCATTCCTCTGCTTTGCCTGGTATCAAAAGAGAGAGTAATGGGCATTTTCAAAATTGGCACTGCTCTGCAG ATAGTATCATGGCTTGTGGCAGCCCTGGTGATTGCTATCAACGGCTATCTTTTGGTTGATTTTTTCTCCTCAGAAGGGAACAGTGGTGCTTTCTTCACTTCTGTGGTTTCCTCGTGTGCGGCTGCCTACATTTGTTTCATAGTATATCTTGTTGCAAGGGAACTTAACTTCTCCAGTTCGTTTCTAAATGCCAATAGGATGAAAAACTCAGAAATCTGA
- the LOC140806147 gene encoding metal transporter Nramp3.2-like isoform X2 — MYSRNMPTLEEDQQQPLLTIRPIDSSNEDEEERAYDASEKIHVIGVDEGDDSAEYSTQVQPFSWRKLWLFMGPGFLMSIAFLDPGNLEGDLQAGAIAGYSLLWLLLWATAIGLLVQLLAARLGVVTGRHLAEFCREEYPNWARLLLWIMTELALIGADIQEVIGSAIAIRILSAGFFPLWAGVIITALDCFIFLFLENYGVRKLEALFAVLIATMAASFAWMFGETKPSGRELLLGVLIPKLSSKTIQQAVGVVGCIIMPHNVYLHSALVQSRDIDKNKIGQVREALKYYSIESGLALSISFMINLFVTTVFARAFYGTEQANSIGLENAGQYLHDKYGGGIFPVYYIWAVGLLASGQSSTITGTYAGQFIMGGFLNLRLKKWIRALITRSFAIIPTLIVALVFDTSEDSLDVLNEWLNVLQSVQIPFALIPLLCLVSKERVMGIFKIGTALQIVSWLVANKKQEKKRTKMFLFFWFVDSIMACGSPGDCYQRLSFG, encoded by the exons ATGTATTCAAGAAACATGCCTACACTCGAGGAAGACCAGCAGCAACCGTTGCTGACGATTCGGCCTATAGATTCGTCAAATGAAGACGAAGAAGAACGAGCCTACGACGCGTCGGAGAAAATTCACGTCATTGGAGTTGACGAAGGGGATGACTCCGCCGAGTATTCCACCCAGGTGCAGCCTTTTTCTTGGCGGAAGCTGTGGCTATTTATGGGTCCGGGATTCTTGATGAGTATAGCCTTCCTGGATCCGGGAAACCTGGAGGGGGATCTCCAGGCGGGGGCGATTGCGGGTTATTCCCTTCTGTGGCTGCTTTTGTGGGCCACCGCCATAGGCCTATTGGTTCAGCTGCTGGCGGCTCGTCTCGGCGTGGTGACGGGGCGTCACTTGGCGGAATTTTGCAGAGAGGAGTATCCCAACTGGGCTAGATTGTTGCTTTGGATCATGACGGAGCTGGCCCTGATTGGGGCTGACATTCAGGAAGTGATTGGCAGTGCTATTGCTATTAGGATTTTGAGCGCTGGTTTCTTTCCTCTCTGGGCTGGAGTTATTATCACTGCTCTTGACTG CTTCATCTTCTTGTTTTTGGAGAACTATGGTGTGAGAAAATTGGAAGCACTTTTTGCTGTCCTTATAGCAACAATGGCCGCCTCATTTGCATGGATGTTTGGTGAGACGAAGCCCAGTGGCCGTGAACTTTTACTCG GTGTTTTGATTCCAAAACTCAGCTCCAAAACTATACAGCAGGCAGTAGGAGTCGTCGGGTGCATTATAATGCCTCACAATGTATATTTACACTCCGCCTTGGTACAATCTAGAGATATCGACAAGAACAAGATCGGTCAAGTTCGAGAAGCCCTCAAGTACTACTCAATCGAGTCTGGCCTGGCATTATCAATCTCTTTCATGATAAATTTGTTTGTCACGACTGTTTTTGCCAGGGCATTTTACGGTACAGAACAAGCCAACAGTATTGGCCTTGAAAATGCAGGGCAGTATCTTCATGACAAGTATGGAGGAGGAATTTTTCCGGTATATTATATTTGGGCTGTTGGTTTACTAGCATCTGGCCAGAGTAGTACCATAACCGGCACTTATGCTGGCCAATTTATTATGGGTGGATTTTTAAATTTACGGTTGAAAAAGTGGATAAGGGCACTTATAACAAGAAGCTTCGCAATTATCCCGACACTTATTGTTGCTCTTGTTTTTGATACATCTGAGGACTCGTTGGATGTCCTAAATGAATGGCTTAATGTGCTTCAGTCTGTTCAGATACCGTTTGCTCTCATTCCTCTGCTTTGCCTGGTATCAAAAGAGAGAGTAATGGGCATTTTCAAAATTGGCACTGCTCTGCAG ATAGTATCATGGCTTGTGGCAAATAAGAAACAAGAAAAGAAACGAACTAAAATGTTCTTGTTCTTTTGGTTTGTAGATAGTATCATGGCTTGTGGCAGCCCTGGTGATTGCTATCAACGGCTATCTTTTGGTTGA
- the LOC140805635 gene encoding uncharacterized protein codes for MVGKRGSRRVNSASSRPQRGPEPSHVEARQEQPRQETRTEQPRHETRVEQTRPNENVGNLTLEQLGQFIARTVDEAMRRNQESMSAGERAHRQEREENVEVHQSRVEETQPPQSGEISEMGEMWKEIQRLREQVGSRAPVPKRGSPFSLAILEEGLPPNFRQSNVGEYDGHTDPEEHLGRFENAALLHQYSDGVRCRVFLGTLVRSAQQWFNTLQPNSIRSFEDFSAAFLHRFASSKRHQKNYLSLFVMKQQEAETLRDFVQRFNTAALEIPAATPDIMISAFTQGLKGGEFFKSLVKKPPSSYDDLLARAEKYVNLEDAQRYRRMENRPGGSRVEGAERGGKKRGAGERDEDRTKGRGQFSSHVPMNRSRDKVMEVRESGERGEKSQRVESNARPPPQGRQEGSSSRSELRSRPSSRRGRGPPWIHQRIEEPRREGRGQDAPREPVEPRRRADGDNHPTRGMIHMISGGATDGDSGRARKAHGRRLENFEISRSANLPQDPVISFGPDDLRGVVAPHNDALVVTATVANYDVARIFIDNGSSVNILFKSTLDQMNVDGFEFEPISTPLYGFAGHAIPPLGQIVLPLSLGHEPRRVTKMTTFTVVDTPSAYNGILGRPALKDFRAVASTYHQKLKFPVGREVGVLCGDQKVARRCYEGIVKEEGKRARVEVNMIRRGRSGLPVVRREVHEVMDEKPEIVTLGPDKKTLRIAPDLDPEVREKLITCLQANLNRFAWSAQELTGTSPEVAEHRLNILPNSRPVKQKKRHFGPEKDIVIKKEVGELLSAGHIREVQFPTWLSNVVLVPKSSGKWRMCVDFRDLNKACPKDCYPLPRIDQLVDSTAGHQYLCMLDAYQGYHQIPLAVEDQDKVSFITSEGTFCYVVMPFGLKNAGATYQRLMDKVFSKQVGRNVEVYVDDIMVKSKDSTLLIPDLVETFSTLRSYGLKLNPQKCIFGVKSGKFLGYMVTERGIEANPEKVQAIQSMVSPRGPKDVQQLTGRIAALGPDCEKAFTELKEYLAELPVLAKPATGEPLWVYLSATEGAVSSVLVKLDGSVQQPVYYVSHALKGAEIRYSGLEKLALALVMTARRLRPYFLSHPIVVLTNSPFGRILTHSDMSGRLIKWTTELGEYDIQYEPRTSIKAQALADFLAETVHLENEDPWKVYVDGSSSKEGSGVGVVLISPAGEEVKLAVRLDFRASNNEAEYEAVLAGLRAARNVGATRVLIFSDSQLVAQQMKGMYDVKDEKLIEYAQEVDRVREKFTEITFEQIPRKENEKADTLAKMAGTMGSWKTRDVVFQIELTPQTSSPAVEQEEEDWRTAITDYLKEGKLPDDSREARKLKMKCSRYVMVGDVLFKTSFAGPLLRCLSYTEADYVLREVHEGCCGNHLGAYALARKVMLAGYSWPSILYDAQELVMYCDSCQRHARLHHRPAAMMKTVTAACPFDQWGMDIVGPFPTAPAQKKFLLVAVDYFSKWVEAEPLARITENDVMKFLWKNIVCRYGVPRRLISDNGRQFQGAKIRAWCKEMKIQQVFTSVAYPQSNGQVEVTNRTLVQGLKVRLGKAKGNWVDELPSVLWAYRTTPREGTKETPFSLVYGTEAVLLAEVGLESARVMLYDEDNGARRVTDLDLLEGKRESASIQLEAYKNRIAQSYNRRVVQRNFQVGDLVLRKVQEEQRGKLDPKWEGPFKVVERLSSGAYYLENTQGKALKRPWNAYHLRKYYS; via the exons atggtaggCAAGAGAGGAAGCAGAAGAGTTAACTCAGCGTCATCGCGTCCTCAGAGGGGACCCGAACCGTCTCATGTTGAGGCGAGGCAggaacaacctcgtcaagagacaAGAACTGAGCAGCCCCGTCACGAGACGAGGGTTGAGCAAACTCGTCCTAATGAGAACGTGGGAAACTTGACCTTGGAACAGTTGGGCCAATTCATCGCTCGTACAGTAGATGAGGCCATGAGGAGGAACCAAGAGTCTATGAGTGCTGGGGAACGGGCCCATCGTCAGGAGCGTGAGGAAAATGTTGAAGTCCACCAGAGCAGGGTTGAAGAGACGCAACCACCTCAGAGTGGAGAAATTAGTGAGATGGGGGAGATGTGGAAGGAGATACAGAGATTGAGGGAGCAGGTGGGAAGCAGGGCGCCGGTACCCAAGAGAGGAAGCCCTTTTTCACTAGCCATCTTGGAGGAAGGGCTCCCTCCGAATTTCCGACAATCAAACGTTGGAGAGTATGACGGACATACAGAccctgaggaacacttggggagATTTGAGAATGCGGCTCTGTTGCACCAATATTCGGACGGAGTCAGGTGCAGGGTGTTTCTGGGCACGTTGGTGAGGTCAGCCCAGCAATGGTTTAATACCCTGCAGCCCAACTCCATACGGTCGTTCGAGGATTTCTCTGCAGCCTTCTTGCACCGATTTGCCAGCAGCAAGAGGCATCAAAAGAACTATTTGAGTCTATTTGTGATGAAACAACAAGAGGCTGAAACATTGCGGGACTTTGTCCAGCGCTTCAACACTGCAGCACTAGAAATACCAGCGGCTACCCCGGACATCATGATAAGCGCCTTTACCCAAGGGCTGAAGGGGGGAGAATTCTTCAAATCGCTGGTCAAGAAGCCTCCGTCGAGCTATGATGACTTGTTAGCTCGGGCGGAGAAATATGTAAACTTGGAGGATGCTCAACGATACAGGAGGATGGAAAACCGGCCCGGAGGAAGTAGGGTGGAGGGAGCCGAGAGAGGTGGAAAGAAGAGGGGTGCAGGGGAAAGAGATGAGGACAGAACCAAAGGTAGAGGACAATTCTCATCACATGTTCCTATGAATAGGAGTCGGGATAAGGTGATGGAGGTGAGGGAGTCGGGGGAGAGAGGGGAGAAGTCGCAGAGGGTTGAGAGCAATGCTCGACCTCCGCCGCAGGGTAGACAAGAAGGATCCTCGTCCAGGAGTGAACTGAGATCTCGCCCATCTTCTAGGCGGGGTCGAGGCCCTCCATGGATACATCAAAGGATCGAAGAGCCGAGAAGAGAAGGGCGGGGTCAGGATGCTCCTCGGGAACCTGTCGAACCGAGGAGGAGAGCAGATGGAGATAACCACCCCACAagaggaatgattcatatgatctcggggggtGCTACTGATGGGGATTCCGGACGAGCGCGGAAGGCGCATGGGAGGAGGTTggagaattttgaaatatcgAGGAGTGCGAACTTACCCCAGGATCCTGTCATCAGTTTTGGACCGGATGACCTCCGAGGCGTTGTGGCTCCTCATAATGATGCCTTGGTGGTGACAGCCACCGTTGCCAATTACGATGTGGCACGAATTtttattgataatggaagctcTGTTAATATCCTGTTCAAGAGCACCCTGGATCAGATGAATGTGGATGGATTTGAGTTCGAGCCGATCTCCACTCCTCTATATGGATTTGCAGGACATGCCATCCCGCCGCTCGGTCAAATTGTCCTTCCTCTATCTTTGGGACATGAGCCTCGGCGGGTAACGAAGATGACAACCTTTACTGTGGTGGACACCCCATCCGCTTACAATGGAATTCTTGGGCGACCAGCCCTCAAGGATTTCAGAGCTGTAGCGTCCACCTATCATCAGAAGTTGAAGTTTCCTGTAGGGAGGGAGGTTGGAGTCTTATGTGGGGACCAGAAAGTCGCTCGTCGATGTTATGAGGGGATAGTGAAAGAAGAGGGGAAGAGGGCACGTGTGGAGGTCAATATGATTAGAAGGGGGCGAAGTGGGTTGCCCGTGGTAAGGAGGGAGGTTCATGAGGTGATGGATGAGAAGCCGGAGATCGTGACATTGGGGCCTGACAAGAAAACTCTAAGAATAGCCCCTGACCTTGACCCAGAGGTAAGGGAAAAACTTATTACTTGTTTACAAGCTAATCTCAACAGGTTCGCTTGGTCTGCCCAAGAGCTCACAGGGACGAGTCCAGAGGTAGCAGAACATCGGTTAAACATCTTACCGAATTCTCGTCCCgtgaaacaaaagaaaagaCACTTCGGGCCCGAGAAAGATATAGTTATAAAAAAGGAGGTGGGAGAGTTGCTCAGTGCCGGGCACATTCGAGAGGTACAATTTCCTACTTGGCTCTCGAATGTCGTTCTTGTTCCGAAAAGTTCAGGAAAATGGAGGATGTGTGTGGACTTCAGAGATCTCAACAAGGCATGTCCTAAAGATTGTTATCCCTTGCCGCGGATAGATCAGTTGGTGGACTCCACAGCCGGACATCAGTATTTGTGCATGCTGGATGCTTATCAGGGGTACCATCAAATCCCCTTGGCCGTGGAGGATCAAGATAAAGTAAGTTTCATTACCTCTGAAGGAACTTTCTGTTACGTGGTCATGCCCTTCGGACTCAAAAATGCTGGAGCCACGTATCAGCGGTTGATGGATAAAGTCTTTTCTAAGCAGGTGGGGAGGAATGTGGAAGTgtatgtggatgacatcatGGTAAAGTCTAAGGATTCGACCCTGCTCATACCTGACCTAGTGGAGACATTTTCCACCCTCAGGTCATATGGGCTGAAGCTGAACCCTCAAAAGTGTATATTTGGGGTGAAGAGTGGGAAGTTTCTGGGCTATATGGTGACAGAGAGGGGGATTGAGGCTAACCCCGAGAAAGTTCAAGCCATCCAGAGTATGGTCTCCCCTCGGGGGCCCAAAGATGTTCAGCAGTTGACAGGGAGGATTGCTGCGCTG GGGCCGGATTGTGAGAAGGCTTTCACAGAATTGAAGGAGTACCTGGCCGAGCTTCCCGTCCTGGCCAAACCGGCAACGGGTGAGCCTTTATGGGTATATTTATCTGCCACTGAAGGGGCTGTGAGTTCAGTCCTTGTTAAGCTGGATGGATCGGTTCAGCAGCCGGTGTATTATGTTTCGCATGCTCTCAAAGGAGCCGAGATCCGATACTCCGGGTTGGAAAAATTGGCTTTGGCTTTGGTAATGACAGCCAGACGCTTGAGGCCTTACTTCTTATCTCATCCGATTGTGGTGCTCACGAACAGCCCATTTGGCAGAATTCTAACTCATTCGGATATGTCTGGCCGCTTGATCAAGTGGACCACTGAGCTAGGGGAGTATGACATCCAGTATGAGCCAAGAACATCTATCAAAGCACAAGCCTTAGCTGATTTTCTAGCTGAGACTGTGCATCTTGAAAATGAGGACCCTTGGAAAGTATATGTTGATGGTTCATCTTCTAAAGAGGGGAGCGGGGTAGGAGTGGTactgatttcaccagctggGGAGGAAGTGAAGTTGGCAGTTAGGTTGGACTTTCGAGCATCCAACAATGAGGCAGAATATGAGGCTGTGTTGGCGGGACTGCGAGCAGCCAGAAATGTAGGAGCTACCCGGGTACTTATTTTTTCTGACTCACAGTTGGTAGCGCAACAGATGAAGGGAATGTATGATGTAAAAGATGAGAAACTTATTGAGTATGCTCAAGAAGTGGACAGAGTCAGAGAGAAATTCACGGAGATTACATTTGAACAGATTCccaggaaagaaaatgagaaggCAGACACTCTAGCCAAAATGGCTGGGACAATGGGGAGTTGGAAGACTAGAGATGTGGTATTTCAAATTGAACTCACACCTCAAACGAGTTCACCCGCAGTTGAACAGGAGGAGGAGGATTGGAGAACCGCAATAACTGATTATTTGAAAGAAGGAAAGCTTCCCGATGACTCTCGCGAAGCTCGTAAGTTGAAGATGAAATGTTCACGTTATGTGATGGTCGGAGATGTGTTGTTTAAAACATCTTTTGCAGGACCGCTTCTTCGATGTTTGAGTTATACCGAGGCTGATTATGTGCTCCGAGAGGTTCACGAGGGATGTTGTGGAAATCATCTAGGGGCTTATGCATTGGCGAGGAAGGTGATGCTCGCCGGTTATTCTTGGCCCTCGATACTGTATGATGCTCAAGAGTTAGTGATGTATTGTGATAGTTGTCAACGTCATGCCCGATTGCATCACCGGCCAGCGGCCATGATGAAGACTGTCACGGCCGCGTGTCCTTTTGACCAGTGGGGAATGGATATTGTGGGACCTTTTCCTACAGCTCCTGCTCAGAAGAAATTTCTTTTGGTAGCGGTTGACTATTTCTCCAAATGGGTGGAGGCAGAACCGTTGGCCAGAATCACTGAGAATGACGTCATGAAGTTCTTGTGGAAGAATATAGTATGCAGATACGGGGTACCCAGGAGACTGATATCCGATAATGGGAGACAGTTCCAAGGGGCCAAGATCCGAGCTTGGTGTAAGGAGATGAAGATCCAACAGGTCTTTACCTCTGTAGCTTACCCGCAGAGTAATGGCCAGGTAGAGGTGACTAATCGGACGCTGGTGCAGGGTCTGAAAGTTCGACTGGGCAAAGCTAAAGGCAATTGGGTGGATGAGCTACCAAGTGTCTTATGGGCATACCGAACCACTCCGAGAGAAGGAACCAAAGAAACTCCTTTCAGTTTGGTTTATGGTACTGAAGCAGTGCTCCTGGCTGAGGTCGGGTTGGAATCGGCAAGGGTGATGCTTTATGACGAGGATAATGGTGCGAGACGTGTTACTGACCTTGATCTGTTGGAGGGAAAGAGAGAGTCTGCCAGCATTCAACTGGAAGCCTATAAGAACCGCATTGCACAGTCTTATAATCGGAGAGTCGTGCAGAGAAACTTTCAAGTGGGTGATTTGGTCCTAAGGAAGGTGCAAGAAGAGCAGAGGGGAAAACTGGACCCAAAGTGGGAGGGTCCCTTCAAGGTGGTCGAGAGACTGAGCTCTGGAGCCTATTACTTGGAGAATACGCAAGGCAAAGCTTTGAAAAGGCCTTGGAATGCTTATCACCTCAGAAAATATTATTCTTGA